The DNA window TACATCAGAACGAAGGGGTGGAGGGTAGGACAAGTCCGTAGTTACGATAAGCCACACTACAGCCACGTTCGGCATAGAGTTATGTATTAGTacataagtaataattaattattagttataaaaaatataaaatatagtaatatgtttcttaaagcaactttcctctaaaatttttttcataaaaacacatcatttatCAATTTGGAAAACTTGTGCACGAAAAAGAGAGTAATCTGGTTAGtaataggaaaaattccttgCACGCCCTTCAAATATTAACCTCTCCCCCATGTGCCCTTGAATTTTGCTAACTCCTCTGCATACtctttgaattttgattttgatcttTGGTCAATTGACCATTAGTTGACCGTTTAGTTTTTGCAAAGATGTCAATTTTGCCCTTATGCCTAGAAAGAAAAACCATAGAAATATGTGAAATATAGTATTAAAAAGCTATAAATTCGTTGTGTGTGATTATTATATTCCTTACCGTGTAAGGTATTATTcatgacaaaaatattttataataataatactaaaaataaaatatatcatttttattaaaaatatatgtaatgcaTTTTTATGATAGTAGTATAATAGATTTGCTACTGTCatataactttaaaaaatgttacccataatttaaaaatgttacacatattttttaatatatatttaaaattttaatgtgtaAATAcgataacttaaatttattatggttaccatttaaaaatctattatgCTACTCATTTACTTTCTCATACATCAAACTTATTGTCATATAACAaagtattgtatttttaatatgtaaatactttatttccTCGTTCCTTATATATTCAGGGGTAAAATAGACATTTTTACACTTATTTAACGGTCAACTCACAGTCAACTAACGGGAAGGGAAGGGTATAGAAGgaatcaaaacaaatatttagaggTTATATAGGAGAGTGACCAAAACTCAGGGGTATACAAGGGATTGACTAAATTTTCAGGGACACAGAAGGAATTTTCTCTTAATAATACTACTGCCGCCGATTCCAAGTTGTTGGTGCTTTATGTGTTCTTATATTAAGAGGATACTCTTGCCTCgcctttttcaaaaaataaacatgcacaTATGACTGCAAGATCTGACATGTTGAATAAGATCTGACATGTTGAACAAAGTGTTAACTGTCATAGACAAGTTATTAATAAGTCTATTGGTTGCAAATTTGGAATTCTGTCTGTACTCAATGGAATGGGTACTTCAAAGTTGTTTTGTGTAAATACAAGCCATCGGAGCGTGGAAAAGTTCGCTACCGAGTAACGCATGGTCCCTGAGAGATTATTTTGGTTTGGATGAGACATGCCAATGGTGAGGATCCATTTGAGATTTCCGGGATATACCCAACAAAGTTATAAACTAAGGCCTAAGAGCACAAGTGATGAACTGAAGAGAGGAAAACAGATCTCACCACTGAGATGCTTGTTTCAAGTAAAGCACTAATGGATCTCGCCACTGAGTGATAAACTATTTGCCTGTAGAGGTAGAACGTCTCCGTGAGGCTGTTGTCTGTGAGGATGACAAGTCTGAGAAATAAGTTGCCTCAAAGTGACAAAGGATTATTACCACTTAGGTGATTATTtgcaacaaacaaaactgaaaggTCAGAGAGTGTACCTTAACACTTCTCAGGTTGTTTCCTGTAGCTTGTTGTCATGCAAGGAAAATGCTTCTTGATTGGAGCATTTGCTCAAGCTTGATGGGATCTCACCAACAAGGGAGATGTTTGAGAGATCAATGACATCTATGCTAAAGCAGGAAGAGAGCATATCGTATTGTTCATTGTAGCTTGTTGTCATACAGGTCTCTTGTGAGGAGAATTTAATGAGCTGTTTTGGCCTTTTACCCTCACCAGTAAATTCTCCTCAGGATGGAAGGGTTTGTTTTATTATGGGACAGGGAGTACAATGCTAAACCAGTGTATTCTCTGGGTCTATCTTCTCAGATCTGTCGTCAACCTGCAAGtcaaaacaatgaaaaaaaatcagcatcaGTATTTCTTCTGATCTTTGCAGAGCAGGTAATCTTTTACAGGtacctcttcctcccctcatCCTCCTCATCCTATTCCTCCTCACCGGCAGAATAGGTGCCTCCGCCCCAGCGCCACTCATATGCACCAGTGCACCGCCAGGGACGCGGTGAGGCAAAGGCAGGCTGCACTGGTTGGTAAAATGGAGACCGAGGGAAAAGGAGTAATGCAGCAAGAGAGAACTTACTGCAAATTTCCATAAGAGGACCTACACTTTCAATgaaaatatgtcaaataagCAGAACAAAGAGATGGATTAATCAGCATCTCTGGTTATTGCCTTCAAAACTTACCACAGTCTGGCATTCCAGTGATTTGTGCACAAAGTGAACTCCAACGTAAATGATATGCAGCATAAAGACAGAAGGGCACCCCAAATGAAAACCGACAGGCCACACCAGCCTTATAGCCTTTTAACAAACTCCTTCCTTCACAGGACTTTTACATATGCTTCAATGGATTttgattctctttttttctaccCAGAACAAACCAATAGTTCTAATTTTACCAATAGTATGTGCTCAGCCTGGAAGCACATTACATATGTTTTCAGTACATCATTACAAACTTgatttcaacaaaaaaaaaagaacaaaaggaTCATATACCTTCGCATTTTTAAGCCAGCTTAAATGAAAAGCCAGTGAAAATGCTTCTCGCCTGGCATGCTGAACAAAGAGTATTGCACTACTCTGACAACAATGGAAATCCAGTTCTGAAATTGAATGTGTATAACTCAGATGATAACTCTCAGgaaacaaagcaaaaaataCTACTTTGCCACCATCCAGCAGAAAGCAAATCAGATAAAATCACATAGATTGTACAAGATGCAAAAATAGGCCATGATGATTTAAGACGAAATAGCAAATAACACTTCAGTTACCCAAAAAGATGGCCTCAAACAACTATAAGAATAAACTTTAACTTCATATCAATAGGTTCATGTCCCAATAgagaactttttttctttcatgagGAAAATATATAACAGACCAATCAGGATAAATAAGTATGTGTTTTATTACACAGCCTAAGGATTCAGGGAAAACAACTGCCTAAGAAAGAAGTGTAACTAAACTAGATAATCTGAGAAGATTATGAGGAACAGAGCAAATTATTCTTTAGCCATGAGGAGATTACTTTTTTCCTCAAAAGGAACAAGTCTCCTTTTAATCAGCATATTCCTCTCTTATCCTAAAATTGTCTCGTAATAAAGATCTTAAGCACTTTAGAAAAGCTTTGATCTGAGACTTTGCTTCAAAGGATGGAAGTTTGTTAAACAAAATGGCACCACTACATGATAAGGCATcattctattatatatatatatatatatatatatatatatatatatatatatatagtatatagttTAGACTTTAGAATGAATTTGTCGTAAGTACTATAGAAGTTAAGATATTTAAGAAATATAGAGTAGAGCACAGGTGACATATGCTAGTTAATTTTTGGTTGTTAAGGTATGAAACATTATTGAGAACTCAGAGAGAATATGATAAGTGCATAATCTATTGACAGTTCTGTGGAACAAAGACCATTGAGtcatgtactccctcctataaaaaatatttgatgtttagGACAAGTGATGGTATCCCAACCACCAAATTCGTATTAGGACATGTTTATAAAtctaataattttatgatagtatcttttttttcctaaactAAGCATTACAGAAATGATTGATGATcggaattttaaaagtttgatcaaatcttgtcctaaatgtcaaatatattttaccacAGGGAGTGCAATAAGTAGGCCATAACAGCTATTGGTTTAGATTCCACATTTTCCAATGCCAACCAGGCAGCTAAAATATGTCTTTTTACATCCGGAATAGCAAATTAGCAATGAGAAACTGAGGCTCATGCTAATCAGGATAAAAAGGTCAGGTCTCTCTACAAAGGGATCAACAGATGATTGTTTCTAAAAAGATCATTCAGGAGCCATTGACAACTATATAGAGCACAACAACCATCATGTCACGGTAAAAGAATTGGATTGCATGAATTTTAATATGCTGATAGAAGTTAATTGAACCAAATTGCAAGAGCagcctaaaatataaattgatattATTCATCTGGAACTCTGGAAGCACTCAGCAATGAGAATCAGTGCTCATCAATctacaaaattaactttcCTTGCGAAAAAGTGGAGAGATTTACCAGTTCTTATCTTGCCTGCAGTCACGGATATGTTTCCTTGATCCACAAGGCTTCAGTTTACTTCCTTTCCAACATCTTATCCAGAATAaggtttaatttataaaaatctcGATAGTGGCAGTAACTAGCCCTACATAATGTTCTAATTGTAAGGTTAAAAACAAGATGGTCTGGGATGAAATCTTTTTCATCGAATATGCGATGGATCTCCCATATTCTATCAGCACAAGCAAGCCTGTTGAGCAGGACAGTAAGAACATCCATTGATAGTCCAATTTTAAGTGACTTAAGAAAATAACCAGTAGCTGCATCAAATTTTCCTTCTCTGCATAATCCATCAATTATTATAGTATAGGTTACTTCATCTAGAGCAATATTCTTTTCTTCCATTGCTGAAATTAAGCGATTCGCTCCAGTTAACTTTCCACAGTGGTAAGACCAATGAAGAAGTGTATTGTACGTCACGACATCTGCGGCAAATCCTTCACTCTGGATCAAGCTCTTGGCTAAGGAGAACTTCCCCACAACGCAAAGACTATGAATCAAAATGTTGAATGTCCTTGTGTTTGGCTCAATACCTTTCTTGATCATATCTGTCAAGAGCTTCAGAATACTCATCCATTTTCCCATCTCACACAACCTGCTCATTACAGTGTTGTATGCTACGACACCAGCATGCCATTTCAACTCTGTGCTCCTCTCTAGCAAGTATATGGCATCCAAAAGTCTGGAGTCATGGCAAAGGCAATTCAGAAGAATACTCAAAGTATAAGCTGTGGGATCCATTCCTTCACCTAACATAACATCCAACTGCTCAAGTGCTTCCTTAGTCTTACCTTTCTTGCAGAggccattcatataaatgttGTACGTGACCGTACTGGGATTCCAATCTTTGGTTCTACTGTCAACTAAAATCTGCTCAACTTCATCAAATCTGCCACTATCACACAAGGCCCTGATCAGAACATTGTATGTGACGACATTAGGAAGGCAGCCAAGACGTTCCATCTCGACCATCAGCAGCTTGGCCTCCTCGATGCGGCCCTCGCGGCAATATGCTTGTACTATGGGCGTGTAAGTGTGCACCATCGGGAGGCAGTTCTTCTCCAGCATCCAGTCAAGCACACCCCACGCCTCAGCAACCTTACCTACCCGGCACAGGCCCGCTATGAGCGTCGAGTACGTAGCAGCGTCCGGCTCCATCTCACTCTTGTGGATAAGCTCCCAAGCAAGGTCGAACTCCGACCGTCTTGCGTGCATCTTGATCAGGATGTTGTGTGATGACGCGTTGGGCGCTACACCCGACGCGAGCATTTCGTCGAGCGCCCTGAGGGCCTCTTCCGTGCGCCCGGCCTCCGCGAGCGCGTTGACTAACGTGTTATAGCAGAGCACgttcggcgccgcgccgccatcaCCAGCGTCGGCAAGGGACCGCCTGAGCTCAGCGAAGACGGCGAGCACCTCGTCCACGTCGCCCGAGAGCGCCAGTGCTTTCATGGCCACGTTGTAGTCGCgctccagccgccgccgccgcttcagCTGCGACGGAGGCGGGGAGCTCGCTTCCTGCGCAGTCAGAGGCGGGAGGGGCTTTCCGTCGTCGGATTCctcggaggaggagcaggaggggagggggaggaggagagacgCCGTGGAGGCCGAGGAAACCATGCGCCCGCGCAGTAGGAGCCGAACGGTGGGAAGGATAGTTGTGCGCGCGATGGTCACCGAATGGGGggaccgccgcggcggaggccttggtggtggcggagatgagggcggcggaggccgtggtggtggcggtggtggagatggcggcggcggaggccgtgGTGGTTTGCGATTCAGACTCCAGAGTTACAGAGTAGGGAAGCTgaaacggcggcggagaagagggagagggtCTGTGTTTGTGCAAGGTTTTgtgatctactgttttgcaGTCGGCCTGTTGGGCTCTACTGTATAGAGGATGGCCCATTTTCCCGGgaatttttagttatatttttttattaaaaattaacagaaaaaaagagattttttgtttgaaaaaattgcGAAATTAGACCTCCAACGCCGAACTCGTGAGcgataaatataaaactactatccgtcctctctcctcgcttaTAAGTGGAAACATTTTGTAGGCATACAAATGTGGCAAGCACTATTGGCTGCTCATCCAAATGGCCACCAATGGATGTTTGTCACGTCGAATATATCGCTCATTAACTGGATTGGCAATCTAGTTttgcattgttttaaaaaagaattttgttgattttttaatgaaaaatatataa is part of the Oryza brachyantha chromosome 2, ObraRS2, whole genome shotgun sequence genome and encodes:
- the LOC102700019 gene encoding pentatricopeptide repeat-containing protein At1g09900-like, with protein sequence MTLVVPVVATVLPAGVALVFELAAEVGGVLLIEAPLLIPELLALPIQSANLIVDAALNRKPPRPPPPPSPPPPPPRPPPPSSPPPPRPPPRRSPHSVTIARTTILPTVRLLLRGRMVSSASTASLLLPLPSCSSSEESDDGKPLPPLTAQEASSPPPSQLKRRRRLERDYNVAMKALALSGDVDEVLAVFAELRRSLADAGDGGAAPNVLCYNTLVNALAEAGRTEEALRALDEMLASGVAPNASSHNILIKMHARRSEFDLAWELIHKSEMEPDAATYSTLIAGLCRVGKVAEAWGVLDWMLEKNCLPMVHTYTPIVQAYCREGRIEEAKLLMVEMERLGCLPNVVTYNVLIRALCDSGRFDEVEQILVDSRTKDWNPSTVTYNIYMNGLCKKGKTKEALEQLDVMLGEGMDPTAYTLSILLNCLCHDSRLLDAIYLLERSTELKWHAGVVAYNTVMSRLCEMGKWMSILKLLTDMIKKGIEPNTRTFNILIHSLCVVGKFSLAKSLIQSEGFAADVVTYNTLLHWSYHCGKLTGANRLISAMEEKNIALDEVTYTIIIDGLCREGKFDAATGYFLKSLKIGLSMDVLTVLLNRLACADRIWEIHRIFDEKDFIPDHLVFNLTIRTLCRASYCHYRDFYKLNLILDKMLERK